From Erwinia pyri, a single genomic window includes:
- a CDS encoding nucleoside hydrolase — MKRLIIDCDPGNGITGANVDDGLALALALGSANVSLELITTVAGNTPCEQGFNVAKDLVERLGLSVPVVKGADRALVEPPEPWREALDNRVHNSNLAHLWQGVRQPRRFSPPEEEAAEAIAKLICANPGQITLVAIGPLTNVALAMERYPEMIDAVQEIAIMGGVFALDDYIKDTNFGLDPEAARKVLTSGASITLVPMDVTTQTLMTHNDLNRIAKLNTTLAHFVTETLRPWIDYSIQTRKLPGCWIHDALVIAWLLNQQVATAADYYVDVELRPGQTRGKSWRYRQPLLVNVGIDAPGGGLVHVLQTVDNRLLIAMLEKALA, encoded by the coding sequence ATGAAACGACTGATTATTGATTGTGACCCAGGAAACGGCATTACCGGTGCCAATGTAGATGACGGTCTGGCTCTTGCGCTCGCGCTTGGGTCGGCCAATGTTTCACTTGAACTGATTACCACTGTGGCAGGCAATACGCCCTGCGAACAGGGCTTCAATGTGGCAAAGGATTTGGTGGAGCGACTGGGCCTTTCCGTGCCGGTGGTAAAAGGCGCCGATCGCGCGCTGGTGGAGCCGCCAGAGCCGTGGCGGGAAGCGCTGGATAACCGTGTTCACAACAGCAACCTCGCGCACCTCTGGCAAGGTGTCCGCCAGCCACGCCGGTTTTCGCCCCCGGAAGAGGAAGCGGCAGAGGCTATCGCAAAGTTGATTTGCGCAAATCCAGGGCAGATAACTCTGGTGGCGATCGGTCCTCTGACCAATGTGGCGCTGGCGATGGAGCGCTATCCCGAGATGATTGATGCGGTGCAGGAAATCGCCATCATGGGCGGAGTTTTTGCCCTGGATGACTACATTAAGGATACCAACTTTGGACTGGATCCGGAGGCGGCGCGGAAGGTGTTAACCAGCGGGGCCAGCATTACGCTGGTGCCGATGGATGTCACTACCCAGACGCTGATGACCCATAATGACCTCAACCGGATCGCTAAACTGAACACCACGCTGGCGCACTTTGTCACCGAAACGCTGCGACCCTGGATAGATTACTCCATTCAGACGCGCAAACTTCCCGGCTGCTGGATCCATGATGCGCTGGTTATCGCCTGGCTGTTGAATCAGCAGGTTGCCACGGCAGCCGATTACTATGTGGATGTTGAACTGCGCCCCGGTCAGACGCGTGGCAAGTCATGGCGTTATCGTCAACCACTATTGGTAAACGTCGGGATTGATGCGCCGGGCGGCGGGCTGGTACACGTGCTGCAAACGGTGGATAACCGGCTGCTGATAGCCATGCTTGAGAAAGCGCTGGCGTAA
- a CDS encoding LacI family DNA-binding transcriptional regulator, whose product MAKTTLNRATRKDVAREAGTSVAVVSYVINNGPRPVAEATRLRVLEAVKKTGYRPNSVARALASGTSKTYGLVVPNISNTFIASFAHALQQEALSNGMVMLLGDAGDCRKRELELINTLLSQQVDGLFYNSVDRHPYIDIIQATGTPLVMLDRVDPALKVNILRVDERDAAYQVTSHLLSHGYKEVGIICGPLERLNTQDRLTGWRQALADFGVTERPEWIFPTSYSREGGYEAAKQMLKNGSLPRALFATNETQAIGCIRALAEHNISVPEQVALVCFNGTEQSAFHVPSLTTVRQPVEEMAKRAIAMLSAPEGEAQLSEFSHQLEIGESCGCVFNKREQSRKI is encoded by the coding sequence TTGGCAAAAACCACGCTTAATCGCGCGACCCGTAAAGATGTGGCCAGAGAGGCCGGCACCTCCGTAGCGGTTGTGAGTTACGTTATCAATAATGGACCGAGGCCGGTTGCGGAAGCAACGCGGCTTCGCGTTCTTGAGGCGGTCAAAAAAACGGGCTATCGCCCCAACAGCGTGGCCAGAGCGCTGGCTTCCGGAACCAGTAAAACCTACGGTCTGGTTGTGCCCAATATTTCCAATACCTTTATTGCCTCTTTTGCCCATGCTCTACAGCAGGAAGCGTTAAGCAACGGCATGGTTATGCTGCTGGGCGATGCAGGCGACTGCCGCAAGCGCGAGCTGGAGCTGATTAATACGCTTTTGAGCCAGCAGGTTGACGGGCTGTTTTATAACAGCGTCGACCGCCATCCCTATATCGATATTATTCAGGCCACCGGCACGCCGCTGGTGATGCTGGACCGTGTCGATCCGGCGCTGAAGGTCAATATTTTGCGCGTGGATGAGCGTGACGCGGCGTACCAGGTCACCTCGCATCTGCTGAGTCATGGCTACAAAGAGGTGGGAATTATTTGCGGCCCGCTTGAGCGGCTTAATACTCAGGATCGCCTGACCGGATGGCGTCAGGCGCTGGCAGATTTTGGCGTTACCGAACGCCCGGAATGGATCTTCCCTACCAGTTATTCGCGTGAGGGCGGCTATGAAGCGGCAAAACAGATGCTGAAAAATGGCTCTTTGCCCCGCGCCCTGTTTGCCACTAACGAAACGCAGGCGATCGGCTGCATTCGTGCGCTGGCAGAGCACAACATCTCCGTACCAGAGCAGGTTGCTCTGGTCTGTTTTAATGGAACGGAACAGTCAGCGTTTCATGTCCCTTCATTAACCACCGTGCGTCAGCCGGTAGAGGAAATGGCGAAAAGGGCCATTGCAATGCTGTCCGCCCCGGAAGGCGAGGCGCAGCTGAGTGAGTTTTCTCATCAGCTGGAAATTGGTGAATCCTGCGGCTGCGTTTTTAACAAGCGCGAGCAAAGCCGTAAAATATGA